The genome window GACGAACACCGCGATTTCGTGCGCTGTGAATATTACGATGCACTCGATCAAGCCGACGGAACATTTGCCACAATGTATCGCAACCGTCGGTACAAACTCGTGGTCTATCACGGACACGGCCTGGGCGAACTTTACGACTTACAGGAGGATCCAGACGAATTTGACAATCTGTGGGACAGTCCCGATCACGCGGATGTAAAACTCGACTTAATGCAACGCAGCTTTGATGCGTCAATGCTCGCAATGGACAGAGGTCCAGAACGCATTGGGCCGATGTAAAAACATTATGCGGAGGTGTTATATGGCAAAAAAACCCGTTCAAAAACCAAAAATTAAAATCATGGCCGCAGACTGGTCATTGAGAGATTACCCATCTGCAAGAAATCCCTGGACTATTCAGACCAAAGTGAGAAAAGTGAAAGAAGCGGGATTTCACGGCATGTCGTCTGGCGCCGACGCCGAGTTAGCCGCAGAACTGCACAAACAGGGATTGGAAATGGTAGGCGGGGTAGATGTGGGCAGTAAAAAAGAAGCCGACGCAAAAATGAAAGCATTTGCCGACATAGGCGTGGTTCACATCAACGTCCAATTGTGCGATCACGACACAAAAACAAAAGACGCGGTAAAAGTCGCGCGAGCAGTCGTCAAAGCCGGAAAAAAGCACAAAGTCAAACCCGCAATCGAGATCCATCGCGACACATGTACAGAAACGCCGGAAAAAGCCTTTGCACTCGCCGATGCGTACCGAAAAAAACACAAAAAGAAACTGCGAATGAACTTCGACCACTCGCACCCGGCAATCATCAAACAACTCCGCCCGCACGAATACTGGGAGCGATTGTCTGAACGCACCGACCTCTTGCAAATGCACGAACTCATCCACTTTCGCCCCTTTACCGGCAGCCATTGCCAGACCCCGGTCACAAATGACAAAGGGCGACTGGATCGCGATTTCAAAATCTGGTTAACCAATTACCTGGAACCCGCCCTCAATGCGTGGTTACAGGGCGCAAAACCGGGCAAAATACTCCATATCGTACCCGAACTGGGACCCCAGGGTTCTGGATACGCGCTCGCCTGTTTCCCCGACATCTGGGAGGATGCCATCCGGGAAAAAAATGAAATCATAAAAGTCTGGCGTCGGTTGATGAGAAATTGGAACAAATAACTGATATTAGACAAGCAACCACGGATGAACACAGATACACACAGATGAAAGATTTTTTGTGTCCGACATTTGCGTGTGTCGAAAGCATGTGTCATTGACCAGCTAAAGCGTACATCCCTTGCAAGTATTGCGGGATTGGCAACACGGTAACCATCCGTGTTCATCGGTGTTAATCTGTGGTTGCTTTTAGGAGATATAACATGTCAAATCGCAATGGACAAATTTTAATCGGCTCCATATTATTGGACCTCAACCGCTGGGGCGATCCCAAAACACCGACCTACGAGGTAAGCGACTGGACTGACCGCTTTCGGAAAGCCGGATTTGATGGCATGGAACTCTGGGAATATC of Gemmatimonadota bacterium contains these proteins:
- a CDS encoding xylose isomerase, with amino-acid sequence MAKKPVQKPKIKIMAADWSLRDYPSARNPWTIQTKVRKVKEAGFHGMSSGADAELAAELHKQGLEMVGGVDVGSKKEADAKMKAFADIGVVHINVQLCDHDTKTKDAVKVARAVVKAGKKHKVKPAIEIHRDTCTETPEKAFALADAYRKKHKKKLRMNFDHSHPAIIKQLRPHEYWERLSERTDLLQMHELIHFRPFTGSHCQTPVTNDKGRLDRDFKIWLTNYLEPALNAWLQGAKPGKILHIVPELGPQGSGYALACFPDIWEDAIREKNEIIKVWRRLMRNWNK